The following proteins come from a genomic window of Alnus glutinosa chromosome 10, dhAlnGlut1.1, whole genome shotgun sequence:
- the LOC133880707 gene encoding NAC domain-containing protein JA2-like, which yields MAVFLPAGFRFCPSDEELVRDYLLKKAMGEELPWDGIGECDIYGEKPPWEICGDLEGEKVYFFAKLRKLNKSRVARTAGSGVWHENSSHHIYDEEGDVIGARKLFCFKVKDGSTMKRSDWLMHEFSLVGEHEPSTSWVLCTLQKKGSESRIGIKRRREDGSQQRKRVCCEIVQSDGPQANYGTPDADSETHMEGTPETDLETHMEFCLPAGDNSDSEFDWETFMNIVPPEGGDLPHGTLEDFWDGDISTLFA from the coding sequence ATGGCTGTGTTTCTACCGGCGGGGTTCCGCTTTTGTCCCAGCGATGAAGAGCTTGTACGAGACTACTTGTTGAAGAAGGCGATGGGTGAAGAGCTTCCCTGGGACGGCATCGGTGAGTGCGATATATACGGTGAAAAGCCTCCCTGGGAAATCTGCGGCGATCTGGAGGGTGAGAAGGTTTACTTTTTCGCGAAACTGAGAAAACTAAACAAAAGTCGAGTGGCACGAACTGCCGGATCTGGGGTTTGGCATGAGAACTCTTCTCATCATATATATGATGAGGAGGGTGATGTTATTGGGGCCAGgaaattgttttgtttcaaGGTTAAAGATGGCTCGACCATGAAGAGATCGGACTGGTTAATGCACGAGTTTTCACTCGTTGGGGAGCATGAACCGAGTACCAGTTGGGTCCTCTGTACCCTTCAAAAGAAAGGATCAGAATCAAGGATTGGGATCAAAAGGCGCCGTGAGGATGGATCCCAGCAAAGAAAGAGGGTTTGCTGTGAAATTGTTCAATCCGATGGGCCTCAAGCAAACTATGGAACGCCCGACGCTGATTCGGAAACCCATATGGAAGGAACGCCCGAGACTGATTTGGAAACCCATATGGAATTTTGTCTACCAGCTGGTGATAACTCTGATTCAGAGTTTGATTGGGAAACCTTCATGAACATCGTGCCCCCAGAGGGTGG